In Rutidosis leptorrhynchoides isolate AG116_Rl617_1_P2 chromosome 2, CSIRO_AGI_Rlap_v1, whole genome shotgun sequence, one genomic interval encodes:
- the LOC139890232 gene encoding uncharacterized protein → MDRVKRTKGKRTKVRAKRRIRVGDELNSDEEEEFDSSNADVCEDGVNIEIPVQKKTLGKILSLNIRSFGSGKDSKIGNFRKLLFCERPEVVMIQETKFNTVDRRWVSFLWNSDDFNFIQKEKIGKSGGKMEGRDDDFVIVNVYGPHDDTNNLKMWASLEKFVGEYDMAWLLGGDFNEVRDPLERKKFIFMERRASWFNDFINNSRLIDVPLGGKHLTIICDNAIKFSKLDRFLVSEKFNHMWGCLSALALERKLSDHCRDILRDKEIDFGPKLTKIFDEWLEAEGTEESVKTSGKLDEEISELKNVATKWELIVGSRSLSDTERDTWLDSRKRWIEKEKIKTNIAKQKSRVKWSLEGDENTKYFQSIMKRRYSKCTICGLNINGTKTR, encoded by the exons ATGGATCGGGTAAAAAGAACAAAAGGAAAAAGAACAAAAGTAAGGGCTAAGCGTAGGATTCGTGTTGGCGATGAGTTAAACTCTGATGAAGAGGAAGAATTCGACTCAAGTAATGCAGATGTATGCGAGGATGGAGTCAACATTGAAATACCAGTTCAAAAAAAGACGTTGGGGAAG ATTCTTTCCTTGAATATTCGTAGTTTTGGGTCGGGTAAAGATAGTAAAATCGGGAATTTTAGAAAGCTATTGTTTTGCGAAAGGCCTGAGGTTGTCATGATTCAAGAAACCAAATTTAATACCGTTGATAGGAGATGGGTCAGTTTCTTATGGAATTCGGATGACTTTAACTTCATACAAAAGGAAAAGATAGGGAAATCAGGGG GGAAAATGGAAGGGCgggatgatgattttgttattGTTAATGTTTATGGCCCGCACGATGATACTAACAATTTAAAAATGTGGGCGAGCCTTGAAAAATTTGTAGGTGAGTATGACATGGCTTGGCTACTTGGTGGTGATTTTAACGAAGTTCGAGATCCGTTGGAAAGGAAAAAATTTATTTTCATGGAAAGGAGGGCAAGTTGGTTTAATGACTTTATCAACAATTCAAGACTAATTGATGTTCCATTAGGTGGGAAGCACCTCACAATAATATGTGACAATGCAATCAAGTTTAGTAAGCTCGATAGATTCTTGGTTTCCGagaaattcaatcacatgtggggGTGCCTCTCGGCTTTGGCATTAGAGAGGAAACTCTCGGATCATTGCCGTGATATTTTAAGAGATAAAGAGATTGATTTTGGTCCTAAACTGACAAAGATTTTTGATGAATGGTTGGAGGCGGAAGGCACGGAAGAG AGTGTGAAGACTTCTGGGAAACTAGATGAGGAGATTAGTGAGCTCAAAAATGTGGCTACTAAGTGGGAACTTATAGTCGGAAGTAGAAGTTTAAGTGATACCGAACGTGATACGTGGTTAGATTCGAGAAAGAGGTGGATAGAAAAGGAAAAAATTAAGACAAATATTGCAAAACAAAAATCTCGTGTCAAGTGGTCTTTAGAGGGAGATGAGAACACGAAATATTTTCAGTCTATAATGAAAAGAAGATACTCGAAGTGTACTATCTGTGGTTTGAATATCAATGGTACTAAGACCCGATAA